The following DNA comes from Spirulina major PCC 6313.
AATTTATCAACGCCGATGCAGCGGAAAACGCGGGGGAAACCTATTATCGGCTCGAATATGCGGTCACCTTTCCCGATGGTCAACAGCGCCATAATCTCGCTGATGTGGTGATCCACAACCAAAAACTCTACACGTTTAACCTGTCTACGCCAGAGCGACGTTGGCAACGGTGGAGCGATCGCTTTCAAGCGGTGGTGAATTCGTTCCAGGTGTTATAAACCCTTGGTGCTCCAGGCCATCCGCCCCCGGTGGTACGTTGTGCAACAGGCGTTACTCCTGATCTGGCACAGTGGCAAAGGCTGGGCGATCGCTCAACTGAGTCTGGCGCTGCTCCAAGGACTCTTACCCTTTGCCAGCTTGCTGCTGATCCAGCAATTGATCGACACCTTGACCCAGCCGGAGCCGAAGCTGGGCGGGTTGGGGTGGCTCGTGTTCGGGTTGGGGGCGGTGCAACTGGTGACGGCGGCTGGTAGCACCGTGGCGGGAGTGGTGAGTGATGCACAACAGCAACAGATCACCGACTATGTGCAGGATCTGTTGCACGCGAAATCGATCGCCCTAGACCTGGAATATTACGAAAACGCCCAATATTACGAGAGCCTCCACGCCGCCCAACGAGAAGCCCCCTACCGTCCGACCGCTATGATGAATCACCTCACCAGTTTGGTGCAGCAGGGGGTGGGGTTGGGGATCATTGCGGGGTTGTTGGTGTCGCTCCATGGGGCGATCGCGCCGCTGTTGGTGCTCACGGTGTTGCCCTTTGCGATCGCTCGCACCCACCACAGCCGCCAACTCCTGCACCACTGGCGACAGTGGTTACAGCAAGAACACCGCGCCAACTATTTCAGCCACCTCCTCACCGACGGCAACCACGCCAAAGAGATCCGCCTTTACGATTTGGGCGATCGCTTTCACCACCGTTTTGCTCAACTGCGGCGCAGGGTCCGCCTGGAAAAACTGCGCTTGTCCCAGCGGCGGGCCAAGGCGGAAATCATCACCCAAGGCGGGGCTGCGATCGCCATCTTCGCCCTGATCGCATTCCTCACCCTCCGCACCGCCCAAGGCCACCTCAGCCTCGGCAGTTTCGTCCTCTACTACCAAGCCCTCAATCGCGGCCAGGACAGCCTACGGACATTCCTGAAGAGTCTGGCCAGCCTCTACGAGCACAGCCGCTTCTTGATCAGCTTTCAAGACTTTCTCGCCCTCCCCACCCAAATTCACGAACCCAGCCAGCCCTACCCCGTCCCCACCCTAATCACCAAGGGCATCAAATTTGAAAACGTGACCTTTCACTACCCCAACCATGCCAAACCGGTGTTAGCGGGGTTAGATTTTGAGATTCCAGCCGGGCAGACGGTGGCCCTCGTGGGAGCGAATGGGGCCGGGAAAACAACGTTAATTAAGCTCCTCTGTCGCCTCTACGAACCGACGGCGGGGGCGATTACCGTCGATGGGGTGGATCTGCGGTGTTTTAGGGTGCGGGACTGGCGGCAGCAGTTGGGGACGGTGTTTCAGGACTATGGGCGCTATAACCTGACGGTGTTGGAGAATGGGACGTTAGCCGATCCAGCAGCAGAATTATCAACCGTGCGCCGCTGGGCGGCTCAGTTGGGACTCGATGGGAAAATTATGGGGTTTCTCCAGCAGTACGAGACGATTTTGGGGAATCAGAGTGTGGCGGGGGAGGAGTTGAGTGTGGGGGAGTGGCAAAAAATGGGGTTGTTGCGGGCGTTGGTGCGCTCGGCTCCGGTGTTGATTTTAGACGAGCCGACCAGTGCCATTGACCCCCAAGCGGAGGCGGATTTAATTGCGCAATTTCACGCCTTGAGCCGCGATCGCACCACCCTGATGATTAGCCATCGCCTGTCTACGGTGAAAGATTGCGATCGCATCTATGTCCTCGCTCACGGCCGCATCACCGAACAGGGAACCCACACCGAACTTCTCGCCCAGGGGGGAATCTATGCCCGTCTCTTCCACGCCCAAGCCCAGTTTTATCAATGAATCTCCCCAGCCATCCCCATCTGTATTTGTTTTACTAAAATAGTGCGGGAGTCTGAAAGCCCCGTCAATTGATTGCGGGGATGAAAGACGGCACGAGCGACGTTAGTCGCCCTCCTTGGGCTAGTCGTGTTAGGCTGCTATCTGGGATTTCAAACGTCCAGGAACGATCACAAGGCCAAAAACCGACAGGCCTGGAAGCATTTCAAGGGTAAGCAGGCAGCGTAATGAGTGGGCGGATTGCCTGCGTCATCCAATCTAACGATTTGGTCGCCTCGGAAGACTTGAATTTGACTTACTCCCCCGTTTAGAAAACGGGGGATTCTGGGATCAAACAGCAATAGCAGGCAACGCCTGTCTGACATCACCTAACCCAATGGCTGAAGCCCCAGCCACTTTAATATTCATCGCCGCATTCTCATCCCGGTCATTCTCTGCCGAGCAACTGGGACACCGCCAATGGCGAGTCTCTAAATCCAGATGCTCCAAAATATGACCACAACTTGAACAGGTCTTGCTCGAAGGGAACCAGCGGTCAACATAGACCACCCGCTTCCCCTTCTTCGTCGCCACCCACTCCAGGATTTGCAGAAACTCCCGAAACGCCAAATCACTCACCTTACGCCCCCAAAGCCGCTGCATCGCCTTGAGGTTCAAGGTTTCAAAACACAGCCCATCAAACTGATTCGTCAGTTGATGGGCTAACTTCCAAAACCAGTCCCGCCGTCGATGGGCAATATCTTCATGCTTGCGGGCTAAGTTCAATCGGGCACGTTCTCGATTCGCTGAACCCTTTTGCTTACGGGACAACTCTCGACTCG
Coding sequences within:
- a CDS encoding ABC transporter ATP-binding protein, with protein sequence MLQAIRPRWYVVQQALLLIWHSGKGWAIAQLSLALLQGLLPFASLLLIQQLIDTLTQPEPKLGGLGWLVFGLGAVQLVTAAGSTVAGVVSDAQQQQITDYVQDLLHAKSIALDLEYYENAQYYESLHAAQREAPYRPTAMMNHLTSLVQQGVGLGIIAGLLVSLHGAIAPLLVLTVLPFAIARTHHSRQLLHHWRQWLQQEHRANYFSHLLTDGNHAKEIRLYDLGDRFHHRFAQLRRRVRLEKLRLSQRRAKAEIITQGGAAIAIFALIAFLTLRTAQGHLSLGSFVLYYQALNRGQDSLRTFLKSLASLYEHSRFLISFQDFLALPTQIHEPSQPYPVPTLITKGIKFENVTFHYPNHAKPVLAGLDFEIPAGQTVALVGANGAGKTTLIKLLCRLYEPTAGAITVDGVDLRCFRVRDWRQQLGTVFQDYGRYNLTVLENGTLADPAAELSTVRRWAAQLGLDGKIMGFLQQYETILGNQSVAGEELSVGEWQKMGLLRALVRSAPVLILDEPTSAIDPQAEADLIAQFHALSRDRTTLMISHRLSTVKDCDRIYVLAHGRITEQGTHTELLAQGGIYARLFHAQAQFYQ